One genomic segment of Pseudonocardia sp. T1-2H includes these proteins:
- a CDS encoding 4-hydroxyphenylacetate 3-hydroxylase family protein: protein MRTGQDYLTGLKDGRTIIVDGEAVHDVAAHPAFAPIATTIGELFDLAADPAQGMTATAPETGARTNRINIIPRSREDLAGFRHTAEAWARHTHGWVGRSPDHVAAFVNGFAAHPEAFAAGDRDLSANVLAYHRRMQTENPYVSYAIIPPQVSRATTAHAWDGDFVQVGVTEERSDGIVVRGAQMLATGGPVADEILVSCIKPLTDDDADFALSFVVPVATEGLKLYCRRPFAPAATSSYDYPLTSRYDETDALLVFDDVFVPWEKVLVFRDVAGLRRQFFDTGAHVLGNWQAQIRFAVKLQFIAGLARKVAAVNGVDRFPGVVEKLGELAALTSVVESAVLAAEYTAADDGSGLWLPGKRAVYGAMGLQAELYPRALAILRDLVGGGVLQVPSGVADMRNPETRADIDRYIQSPSAPAEERVKLFKLVWDAVGSEFAGRHHQYEMFYAGAPFVVKGYAFRNYGFDGPLAEVDAFLGSYGVDTP, encoded by the coding sequence ATGCGTACCGGACAGGACTACCTCACCGGTCTCAAGGACGGCCGGACGATCATCGTCGACGGCGAGGCGGTGCACGACGTCGCCGCCCACCCGGCCTTCGCGCCGATCGCGACGACGATCGGGGAGCTGTTCGACCTGGCCGCCGACCCGGCCCAGGGGATGACCGCGACCGCACCCGAGACCGGGGCGCGGACCAACCGCATCAACATCATCCCCCGCAGCCGCGAGGACCTCGCCGGCTTCCGGCACACCGCGGAGGCCTGGGCGCGGCACACCCACGGGTGGGTGGGGCGCAGCCCCGACCACGTCGCGGCGTTCGTCAACGGCTTCGCGGCCCACCCGGAGGCGTTCGCCGCGGGGGACCGCGACCTCTCGGCCAACGTGCTCGCCTACCACCGGCGGATGCAGACCGAGAACCCCTACGTCTCCTACGCGATCATCCCGCCGCAGGTCTCCCGGGCCACCACGGCGCACGCCTGGGACGGCGACTTCGTGCAGGTCGGCGTGACCGAGGAGCGCAGCGACGGGATCGTCGTGCGCGGCGCCCAGATGCTGGCCACCGGCGGCCCCGTGGCCGACGAGATCCTCGTGTCCTGCATCAAGCCGCTCACCGACGACGACGCGGACTTCGCCCTGAGCTTCGTCGTCCCGGTGGCCACCGAGGGCCTCAAGCTCTACTGCCGCCGCCCGTTCGCCCCCGCGGCGACCAGCTCCTACGACTACCCGCTGACGAGTCGTTACGACGAGACCGACGCCCTGCTGGTCTTCGACGATGTCTTCGTCCCCTGGGAGAAGGTCCTCGTCTTCCGCGACGTCGCCGGACTGCGCCGCCAGTTCTTCGACACCGGCGCCCACGTGCTCGGCAACTGGCAGGCGCAGATCCGGTTCGCCGTGAAGCTCCAGTTCATCGCCGGGCTCGCCCGCAAGGTCGCCGCCGTCAACGGCGTCGACAGGTTCCCCGGCGTCGTCGAGAAGCTCGGCGAGCTGGCCGCACTCACCTCCGTGGTCGAGTCCGCGGTCCTGGCAGCGGAGTACACCGCCGCCGACGACGGATCAGGTCTCTGGCTGCCGGGCAAGCGCGCCGTCTACGGGGCGATGGGCCTGCAGGCCGAGCTGTACCCGCGGGCGCTGGCGATCCTGCGCGACCTCGTCGGCGGCGGCGTGCTCCAGGTGCCCTCCGGCGTGGCGGACATGCGCAACCCGGAGACCCGCGCGGACATCGACCGCTACATCCAGTCCCCCAGCGCCCCCGCGGAAGAGCGGGTCAAGCTGTTCAAGCTCGTCTGGGACGCGGTCGGCAGCGAGTTCGCCGGCCGGCACCACCAGTACGAGATGTTCTACGCCGGAGCGCCCTTCGTCGTGAAGGGCTACGCCTTCCGCAACTACGGCTTCGACGGCCCGCTCGCCGAGGTCGACGCGTTCCTCGGCAGCTACGGCGTCGACACGCCTTAG
- a CDS encoding DUF2848 family protein: MPDQALQLTVRGTGEMLHVRPARLIVAGYTGRDAEAVAAHIAELAEIGVPPPATVPAFYDLDPALLTTDPVIGVDGPDSSGEVEPVVIRHDGRLYLGVGSDHTDRELEKSSVAGSKAACPKPLGREVAALPADLNDFDWDPVAAASDVDGEPYQRGDLSALRHPADVLARLADALPDADGDLVLFGGTLPLMTGRFVFGRNWTLQLKLSDGTVLAHTYETEQRNR, encoded by the coding sequence ATGCCCGACCAGGCACTACAACTCACCGTCCGCGGTACGGGCGAGATGCTGCACGTCCGCCCGGCGCGGCTCATCGTCGCCGGCTACACCGGCCGGGACGCCGAGGCGGTGGCCGCGCACATCGCCGAGCTCGCCGAGATCGGCGTTCCGCCGCCCGCGACCGTGCCCGCCTTCTACGACCTCGACCCCGCGCTGCTCACCACGGATCCGGTGATCGGCGTCGACGGCCCGGACAGCTCGGGCGAGGTCGAACCCGTCGTCATCCGCCACGACGGCCGCCTCTACCTCGGCGTCGGCTCCGACCACACCGACCGCGAGCTGGAGAAGAGCAGCGTCGCCGGCTCGAAGGCCGCGTGTCCGAAGCCGCTCGGCCGGGAGGTCGCGGCCCTGCCCGCCGACCTGAACGACTTCGACTGGGACCCCGTCGCCGCCGCCAGCGACGTCGACGGCGAGCCCTACCAGCGTGGGGACCTGTCCGCCCTGCGGCACCCGGCGGACGTGCTCGCCCGCCTTGCCGATGCCCTGCCGGACGCCGACGGCGACCTCGTCCTGTTCGGCGGGACGCTGCCCCTGATGACGGGACGCTTCGTCTTCGGCCGGAACTGGACACTGCAGCTGAAGCTGAGCGACGGCACAGTCCTGGCCCACACCTACGAGACCGAGCAGAGGAACCGCTGA
- a CDS encoding carbon-nitrogen family hydrolase, whose amino-acid sequence MQVASPAGEPVGERRRRVGDMVAEAAGADLVVLPELWLSGYFAFDAYAELAEPLHGDTVSAAREWAVRLGCHLHMGSVLERDGQGRLYNTAVLIGPDGEIVHTYRKIHVFGYRSREAELLTPGEQVGAVDTGLGRLGTTTCYDLRFPELYRALVDEGAESIVVCSAWPAARLAHWRLFTSTRAVEEQVVLVACNAVGEQADGVRLAGHSRVVDPWGEVLVEAGEDEGVTFCDVDTGVIAAARTEFPVLADRRLTPRREN is encoded by the coding sequence GTGCAGGTGGCCAGTCCGGCCGGGGAACCGGTCGGGGAGCGGCGCCGCCGGGTCGGGGACATGGTGGCCGAGGCCGCCGGCGCCGACCTGGTGGTGCTGCCCGAGCTCTGGCTGTCCGGGTACTTCGCGTTCGACGCCTACGCCGAGCTCGCGGAGCCGCTCCACGGTGACACCGTCTCGGCGGCCCGCGAGTGGGCCGTCCGGCTGGGCTGCCACCTGCACATGGGCAGTGTCCTCGAGCGCGACGGGCAGGGCCGGCTCTACAACACCGCGGTCCTGATCGGCCCGGACGGGGAGATCGTCCACACCTACCGGAAGATCCATGTCTTCGGGTACCGGTCGCGCGAGGCCGAGCTGCTCACCCCCGGGGAGCAGGTCGGCGCGGTCGACACCGGGCTCGGCCGGCTCGGCACCACGACCTGTTACGACCTGCGCTTCCCCGAGCTGTACCGCGCCCTGGTGGACGAGGGCGCGGAGTCCATCGTGGTGTGCTCGGCCTGGCCCGCCGCCCGTCTCGCGCACTGGCGGTTGTTCACCTCCACCCGCGCGGTCGAGGAGCAGGTCGTCCTCGTCGCCTGCAACGCGGTGGGGGAGCAGGCCGACGGGGTCCGGCTCGCCGGGCACAGCCGGGTGGTAGACCCGTGGGGCGAGGTGCTCGTCGAGGCCGGCGAGGACGAGGGCGTGACCTTCTGCGATGTCGATACAGGGGTGATCGCGGCGGCCCGCACCGAGTTCCCGGTGCTCGCCGACCGCCGGCTCACCCCGAGAAGAGAGAACTGA
- a CDS encoding alpha/beta fold hydrolase: MTALEAERWGEDGPPVVLVHGSLSSAAAAFGEQKVLADRYRLIAPYRRGYSPSPGTDRIDPDRDAQDIVELLGSGAHLVGTSMGGVVAMRAAALAPEKVWSLTVIEPPAMPNAAGRPEADKLIEGLRTHWERNGDADLETFVEGFLRTLSVSMELPSPLPPPFAEAVRNLKTERPWETGVPLEELAAAPFPKLVVTGGGTPGFEDVGDVLAEKLPAKRVLFDGSPHAVQRIGERFNAELLEFLSSAGDHAK; the protein is encoded by the coding sequence GTGACCGCGCTGGAAGCCGAGCGCTGGGGTGAGGACGGCCCACCGGTCGTCCTGGTCCACGGCAGCCTCAGCTCCGCGGCCGCGGCCTTCGGCGAGCAGAAGGTCCTCGCCGACCGCTACCGGCTGATCGCCCCCTACCGGCGCGGATACAGCCCGAGCCCGGGCACCGACCGGATCGACCCCGATCGGGACGCGCAGGACATCGTCGAGCTCCTCGGTTCCGGGGCCCACCTCGTCGGCACGTCGATGGGCGGGGTGGTGGCCATGCGGGCCGCCGCCCTGGCTCCGGAGAAGGTGTGGTCGCTGACGGTCATCGAGCCGCCCGCGATGCCGAACGCCGCCGGCCGGCCCGAGGCGGACAAGCTGATCGAGGGGCTCCGCACGCACTGGGAGCGCAACGGCGACGCCGACCTCGAGACGTTCGTCGAGGGCTTTCTCAGGACGCTGAGCGTGTCGATGGAGCTGCCGTCGCCGCTGCCGCCTCCGTTCGCGGAGGCGGTGCGCAACCTCAAGACCGAGCGCCCGTGGGAGACGGGGGTGCCGCTGGAGGAGTTGGCGGCCGCGCCGTTCCCCAAGTTGGTGGTCACCGGCGGCGGGACCCCGGGCTTCGAGGACGTCGGCGACGTGCTCGCGGAGAAGCTGCCGGCCAAGCGGGTGCTGTTCGACGGCAGCCCGCACGCCGTGCAGCGCATCGGCGAGCGGTTCAACGCCGAGCTGCTGGAGTTCCTGTCCTCGGCGGGTGACCACGCGAAGTGA
- a CDS encoding nuclear transport factor 2 family protein gives MPLSVDDKLAIQELSNTHVKYLDAHDVEAWANCWLPDGKFIATYGTFTGHEAIKEFIRGHIAAGKEDGARHVLSNYVIEGDGDRATVYSLVVKIQVEKAPHIIASGVYNDVAVRTADGWKFESRQLDVDNGVFAAAAAAEQNSSSGR, from the coding sequence ATGCCTCTCTCCGTAGACGACAAGCTCGCCATCCAGGAGCTGTCGAACACCCACGTCAAGTACCTCGACGCGCACGACGTCGAGGCCTGGGCGAACTGCTGGCTGCCCGACGGGAAGTTCATCGCCACCTACGGCACCTTCACCGGTCACGAGGCCATCAAGGAGTTCATCCGCGGCCACATCGCGGCCGGCAAGGAGGACGGAGCCCGCCACGTCCTGAGCAACTACGTCATCGAGGGCGACGGGGACCGGGCGACGGTCTACAGCCTGGTCGTCAAGATCCAGGTCGAGAAGGCTCCGCACATCATCGCCAGCGGCGTCTACAACGACGTCGCGGTCCGCACCGCCGACGGCTGGAAGTTCGAGTCCCGCCAGCTGGACGTGGACAACGGCGTCTTCGCCGCGGCCGCGGCCGCCGAGCAGAACAGCAGCAGCGGACGGTGA
- a CDS encoding GntR family transcriptional regulator, with protein MAKLSGITAVERAPTLSRRAYLQIQQAIRDGAIRQEVLYSENELAETLGMSRTPVREALISLSREGLVAIESQRGFRLRKLSADERREIFDLRSLLEPYTARRLALVATEEDVRRLGTLIDAQQDLRGPGQQSEFLALDEQFHLLQSELLGLERTHATMTSLRGAMWLIGFEALTLPHRHEDVIAEHRAILDAIARHDPEAAAAAAHEHIVTTAAAVL; from the coding sequence GTGGCCAAGCTGAGCGGGATCACCGCGGTGGAGCGAGCTCCGACCCTGTCCCGCCGCGCCTACCTGCAGATCCAGCAGGCGATCCGCGACGGCGCGATCCGCCAGGAGGTCCTCTACTCAGAGAACGAACTGGCCGAGACCCTCGGGATGTCCCGAACCCCCGTCCGCGAGGCCCTCATCTCGCTGAGCCGCGAGGGCCTCGTCGCGATCGAGTCCCAGCGGGGGTTCCGGCTCCGCAAGCTGTCCGCCGACGAGCGGCGGGAGATCTTCGACCTGCGCTCGCTGCTGGAGCCCTACACCGCGCGCCGACTCGCTCTCGTGGCGACGGAGGAGGACGTGCGCCGGCTGGGCACGCTCATCGACGCCCAGCAGGACCTGCGCGGTCCCGGGCAGCAGTCCGAGTTCCTGGCTCTCGACGAGCAGTTCCATCTGTTGCAGTCCGAGCTGCTCGGTCTGGAGCGGACACACGCGACGATGACGAGCCTGCGCGGGGCGATGTGGCTGATCGGCTTCGAGGCGCTGACCCTGCCGCACCGGCACGAGGACGTCATCGCGGAGCACCGCGCGATCCTCGACGCCATCGCCCGCCACGACCCCGAAGCCGCCGCGGCGGCTGCCCACGAGCACATCGTCACCACCGCCGCGGCGGTCCTGTAG
- a CDS encoding MFS transporter, producing MCWTDESYAGAEAARLFSLFMTLSSVAPIAAPVLGGALLAATGSWRPMFWLLAAISVVLAAATWRAVPETLPAERRHAGGLRRTGRAFTTLARDRVFAGYALTVGFAYASLFGYISGSSFALQELYGLTPTQFSLVFALNAAGMIVLGLANARLVRRFPARGLLLAGLVASAVAALALLAAVVLGLGLVALMVPLFLVVATRGLVSSNATVLGVQRAPAAGSASAVLGACMFTGGIVVTPLMALGGEGTALPMVVVVAGGALAALLATGLLTRATRESAPSA from the coding sequence TTGTGTTGGACCGATGAATCGTACGCCGGGGCCGAGGCGGCCCGGCTGTTCTCGCTGTTCATGACCCTGTCGAGCGTCGCGCCGATCGCGGCCCCGGTGCTCGGTGGCGCGCTGCTGGCCGCGACGGGGAGCTGGCGCCCGATGTTCTGGCTGCTGGCCGCGATCAGCGTGGTGCTCGCCGCCGCGACCTGGCGAGCCGTACCGGAGACGCTGCCGGCCGAGCGTCGGCACGCGGGTGGCCTGCGCCGGACCGGCCGTGCGTTCACCACGCTGGCCCGTGACCGGGTCTTCGCGGGCTATGCGTTGACGGTCGGGTTCGCCTACGCCTCGCTGTTCGGCTACATCTCCGGCTCGTCGTTCGCGCTGCAGGAGCTCTACGGCCTCACGCCCACCCAGTTCAGCCTCGTGTTCGCGCTCAACGCCGCCGGGATGATCGTGCTCGGCCTGGCCAACGCGCGCCTCGTCCGGCGCTTCCCGGCCCGCGGGCTCCTGCTCGCCGGGCTCGTCGCGTCGGCCGTTGCCGCGCTCGCGCTGCTCGCGGCCGTCGTTCTCGGGCTGGGTCTGGTCGCTCTGATGGTGCCGTTGTTCCTCGTGGTCGCCACCCGTGGACTCGTCTCCTCGAATGCGACCGTGCTCGGGGTGCAGCGAGCACCGGCCGCCGGTTCGGCGTCGGCGGTGCTGGGGGCGTGCATGTTCACCGGCGGCATCGTCGTCACACCACTGATGGCGCTCGGCGGCGAAGGGACGGCCCTGCCCATGGTCGTGGTCGTCGCGGGCGGCGCGCTCGCCGCGCTACTGGCCACCGGGTTGCTCACCCGCGCGACGCGGGAGTCGGCACCGTCGGCCTAG
- a CDS encoding LysR family transcriptional regulator — MDVRQLEYFVAVAEELSFTRAAARCHVVQSALSYQIARLEREHRVTLFERTSRSVRLAAAGELLLPRARAVLAELDGARAELAELSGVITGRLSIGMIGSTGQAAPTVERALAAFHRRHRGVEIAIRDAGSRHMAEQVRAGGLDLAFVGLFADQLPDGLAHRVLADEALVVAVPRGHPSAGAPADLAALAAASAFVEMRAESGLRTQVDAAFARAGVTRRIAFELATSNAVVRFVALGFGVAVIPRSAAARADDVDVLELADLAARHPITLVHRHPEPSAPSARAFLALLGTSAEPRHARQLDDGATDEVEAAAPRPPAPHGLERRSGAEGLAEERP; from the coding sequence ATGGATGTGCGGCAACTCGAGTACTTCGTCGCCGTCGCCGAGGAGTTGAGCTTCACCCGGGCCGCGGCGCGCTGCCACGTCGTGCAGTCCGCGTTGAGCTACCAGATCGCCCGGCTGGAGCGCGAGCACCGGGTCACCCTGTTCGAGCGCACCAGCCGCTCCGTGCGCCTCGCCGCGGCGGGTGAGCTGCTGCTTCCTCGCGCCCGCGCCGTGCTGGCCGAGCTCGACGGTGCCCGCGCGGAGCTCGCCGAGCTCTCGGGAGTGATCACCGGGCGGCTGTCGATCGGCATGATCGGCAGTACGGGCCAGGCCGCGCCGACGGTGGAGCGCGCCCTGGCCGCATTCCACCGCCGGCACCGAGGCGTCGAGATCGCGATCCGCGACGCCGGGAGCAGGCACATGGCCGAGCAGGTCCGCGCAGGCGGGCTCGACCTGGCGTTCGTCGGACTCTTCGCCGACCAGCTGCCGGACGGCCTCGCACACCGGGTCCTCGCCGACGAGGCGCTCGTCGTCGCCGTCCCCCGCGGCCACCCCTCCGCCGGGGCGCCCGCCGATCTCGCCGCACTCGCCGCAGCGAGCGCTTTCGTCGAGATGCGCGCGGAGTCCGGGCTGCGGACCCAGGTCGACGCCGCCTTCGCCCGGGCCGGGGTCACCCGACGCATCGCCTTCGAACTCGCCACCTCGAACGCCGTGGTCCGGTTCGTCGCCCTCGGCTTCGGGGTCGCCGTCATCCCGCGCTCGGCCGCCGCCCGCGCCGACGACGTCGACGTGCTGGAGCTCGCCGACCTCGCCGCCCGGCACCCGATCACCCTGGTCCACCGCCACCCCGAACCGTCGGCACCCAGCGCCCGCGCCTTCCTCGCCCTTCTCGGCACGTCGGCCGAGCCTCGGCACGCCCGTCAGCTCGACGACGGCGCGACCGACGAGGTCGAAGCCGCAGCACCCCGGCCGCCCGCTCCTCACGGGCTCGAGCGCAGGTCAGGGGCGGAGGGCCTCGCGGAGGAGCGCCCATGA
- a CDS encoding SDR family oxidoreductase — protein MAKVFAAELAKHSIRVNSVHPTGVATPMGSGDMQAVLGAAMAGDQRLGGMFANMLPVETTQPEDVADSVLFLASDESRYVTAHEIAPDAGVTEF, from the coding sequence ATGGCCAAGGTGTTCGCCGCCGAGCTGGCCAAGCACTCCATCCGGGTCAACAGCGTGCACCCCACCGGGGTGGCCACCCCGATGGGCTCCGGCGACATGCAGGCCGTCCTCGGTGCGGCGATGGCCGGTGACCAGCGCCTGGGCGGCATGTTCGCCAACATGCTGCCGGTCGAGACCACCCAGCCCGAGGACGTCGCGGACAGCGTGCTGTTCCTCGCCTCCGACGAGTCGAGGTATGTCACCGCCCACGAGATCGCCCCCGACGCGGGCGTGACCGAGTTCTGA
- a CDS encoding AurF N-oxygenase family protein, with protein sequence MDDTIALNGTDQAGEQADQRDVARRLLRSSELMSFDPAREVDWETPLDTAFHGASPEWSTLYGTAYWDEMSPEQQRELNRQESASVASTGIWFEMILQQMMLRDYYATDFTDPAFQWALTEIADECRHSIMFARGVAKLGARPYRPKRSVIELGRAFKALAGGETAYAAILVAEEVLDVMQRDWMRDERVAPFVRTINNIHVVEESRHMKFARDEVRERMKGAGLLRRQVDAVAVASAAYFIVTSMVSDDVYAAAGLDRRRAVREARANEHHKSMIRSSCAGLMEFLGSAGLLTPPARAIYRRANLI encoded by the coding sequence ATGGACGACACCATCGCACTGAACGGCACCGACCAGGCCGGGGAGCAGGCTGACCAGAGGGACGTCGCGCGTCGGCTGCTGCGCTCGTCGGAGCTGATGTCCTTCGACCCGGCCCGCGAGGTGGACTGGGAGACGCCGCTGGACACCGCCTTCCACGGCGCCAGCCCGGAGTGGAGCACGCTCTACGGCACGGCGTACTGGGACGAGATGAGCCCGGAGCAGCAGCGCGAGCTGAACCGCCAGGAGTCGGCGTCGGTCGCCAGCACCGGCATCTGGTTCGAGATGATCCTGCAGCAGATGATGCTGCGGGACTACTACGCCACGGATTTCACCGATCCCGCGTTCCAGTGGGCGCTCACCGAGATCGCCGACGAGTGCCGCCACTCGATCATGTTCGCCCGGGGCGTGGCGAAGCTCGGGGCCCGCCCGTACCGGCCGAAGCGGTCCGTGATCGAGCTGGGCCGGGCGTTCAAGGCGCTCGCCGGCGGCGAGACGGCCTACGCGGCGATCCTGGTCGCCGAGGAGGTCCTGGACGTGATGCAGCGGGACTGGATGCGCGACGAGCGCGTGGCCCCGTTCGTGCGCACGATCAACAACATCCACGTGGTCGAGGAGTCCCGGCACATGAAGTTCGCCCGGGACGAGGTCCGGGAGCGGATGAAGGGCGCTGGCCTCCTGCGCCGGCAGGTCGACGCCGTCGCGGTCGCGTCCGCGGCCTATTTCATCGTGACCAGCATGGTCAGCGACGACGTCTACGCCGCCGCCGGGCTCGACCGCCGGCGGGCCGTGCGCGAGGCGCGGGCCAACGAGCACCACAAGTCCATGATCCGTTCGAGCTGCGCCGGGCTGATGGAGTTCCTCGGCTCGGCGGGGCTGCTGACCCCTCCGGCTCGGGCGATCTACCGTCGCGCGAACCTGATCTGA
- a CDS encoding FAD-dependent oxidoreductase produces the protein MPYAITQTCCTDASCVAACPVNCIHPTPDEPDFGTTDMLYVDPRTCIDCGACADACPVDAVHPVDALRGPLEGYAAINAEFYVDRPSSRATGTGPVFHDWGPPTFDRAIPAGFPALDVAVVGTGPAGMYAVQDLLLHTNARVTLIDRLSVPGGLVRFGVAPDHPATKRIGETFARHHTHHRLRMRLGVEVGRDVTAAELAAEHDAVIYAVGASEARALGVPGEDLPGSLAATTVVGWYNGHPEIAPAAVDLSASRVVVVGTGNVALDVARILTADPADLAGTAIAAPALGLLRDTAVREVVLLGRRGPETAAYTRSELLALTRRHGVELVVDDEDPRTGRAIDSAAPGEHAALLQGVRRETVDWSAPPPEGSRRLVLRFHSAPVAVSGSDHVAGLRVTGRGGEVEIPAGLVVRAVGHRGTPLPGLPFDDATGVVPNQDGRVDGMPGTYVVGWIKRGSSGGIGANRTCAAETVRALLDDAVARRLPARPRRRIPLPLLSGRARGRRREPSGH, from the coding sequence ATGCCCTATGCGATCACCCAGACCTGCTGCACCGACGCGTCCTGCGTCGCTGCCTGCCCCGTCAACTGCATCCACCCGACGCCGGACGAGCCGGACTTCGGCACCACGGACATGCTCTACGTCGACCCGCGGACGTGCATCGACTGCGGCGCCTGCGCGGACGCCTGCCCCGTGGACGCGGTCCATCCCGTCGACGCGCTGCGCGGCCCGCTCGAGGGCTACGCGGCGATCAACGCGGAGTTCTACGTGGACCGGCCGTCGTCGCGGGCGACCGGGACCGGGCCGGTGTTCCACGACTGGGGCCCACCGACCTTCGACCGGGCGATCCCGGCCGGGTTCCCGGCGCTCGACGTCGCCGTGGTCGGCACCGGCCCGGCCGGGATGTACGCCGTGCAGGACCTGCTGCTGCACACGAACGCCCGGGTCACGCTGATCGACCGGCTGTCCGTGCCGGGCGGGCTGGTCCGGTTCGGGGTGGCACCCGACCACCCGGCGACGAAGCGCATCGGCGAGACGTTCGCCCGCCACCACACGCACCACCGGCTGCGGATGCGGCTGGGCGTCGAGGTCGGGCGCGATGTCACCGCGGCGGAGCTCGCCGCCGAGCACGACGCGGTGATCTACGCGGTGGGCGCCTCGGAGGCCCGCGCGCTCGGCGTGCCGGGTGAGGACCTGCCCGGGAGCCTCGCCGCCACGACCGTCGTCGGCTGGTACAACGGCCACCCGGAGATCGCGCCGGCGGCCGTCGACCTGTCCGCGTCGCGGGTGGTGGTCGTCGGTACCGGGAACGTGGCCCTCGACGTCGCCCGGATCCTCACCGCGGACCCGGCCGACCTCGCGGGCACGGCGATCGCCGCGCCGGCACTGGGCCTGCTGCGGGACACCGCGGTGCGCGAGGTCGTGCTGCTGGGCCGCCGCGGCCCGGAGACCGCCGCCTACACCCGGTCGGAGCTGCTCGCCCTCACCCGCCGGCACGGCGTCGAGCTGGTGGTCGACGACGAGGACCCGCGCACCGGCCGGGCGATCGACTCGGCCGCGCCGGGCGAGCACGCCGCACTCCTGCAGGGCGTCCGCCGCGAGACCGTCGACTGGTCGGCGCCACCCCCCGAAGGCTCCAGGCGCCTGGTCCTGCGCTTCCACTCGGCCCCGGTCGCGGTGAGCGGGTCCGACCACGTGGCAGGGCTGCGGGTGACCGGTCGCGGCGGCGAGGTGGAGATCCCGGCCGGGCTGGTGGTCCGGGCCGTCGGGCACCGCGGCACGCCGCTGCCCGGGCTGCCCTTCGACGACGCGACCGGCGTCGTCCCCAACCAGGACGGGCGGGTCGACGGGATGCCCGGCACCTACGTCGTGGGCTGGATCAAGCGCGGCTCCTCCGGCGGGATCGGCGCCAACCGGACCTGCGCCGCGGAGACGGTGCGGGCGCTGCTCGACGACGCCGTCGCCCGACGGTTGCCGGCGAGGCCCCGGCGGCGCATCCCGCTGCCCCTGCTCAGCGGACGCGCCCGGGGCCGCCGCCGCGAGCCGTCGGGCCACTGA